ATGAAGCTATTAAGAACATAAATAATTGGATAAGTTTGGTTTCAGAAGTTAAGTAGAAAGTTACCGTGTGTCTCAGCAATACGATGCCTAGGTATAAacccaagagaataaaaaaacgGTCCACTAAGACTTGTGTATTGAagattcacagcagcactattcataaagCAAACAGGTGGAATCAACTCAAATGCCCACATCAGCtgatgaatgcataaacaaaataTCATCTCTCCATCCAAAGGAATATTATTCTACAATTAAATGGAATGAAGCAGTGATACATACATCCTGTAACATGGATGATCCTTGaaaacatgctgagtgaaagaagccagacacaaaggaacACActgtatatgattccatttataactgttcagaataggcaaatctatagacagaaagtagattagtggttgcctagggctgggaggATGGGAGAAAATGGGGGATGACTGCTTAAGGGGTACGagggtttctttctggagtgatgAAGTTATTCTGGAATTAAATAGtggggatggctgcacaactgaataaatgaaaaatcacTAGGTTGTATGCTTTTAAAGGTGAATTTTACAGTATGTGAGTtacagcttgattttttttttaaatgacacacaAACACATCCCCACAAAAAGtataaagaggaaggaaaatccTTAGGGTTCTAGGGAGGAGAAAGGCCTGAGGGAGAACTTAGTATTTCAGACAAGATCAGGCGCATTCTGGGTAGTATGGCTGTAGACGAGAATTTAGTATTCAGAAAGAATAGGAGGCACCAATGGGTCTTCTGGGGCTCCAAGAAAAGGGAAGGATGAATTTTGAGGTTCTAGAAGGAACAAATCTTGTGTTTTGTTGGAAGAAGGATCATTAAGGGATCCAGGCGAGGAGGAGATCTCTGGGGTTCTAAGGCAGAGAAAACCTAATGGGACACTTTGGGATTTCAGGGAAAAGACAGTGGTTAGGGGGCTTCTGGGATTCTAGAGAAAAAGATCTTTTGAGGTTCTAGACGAAGGGATATTTGGGATCCTAGGAGaatggaggggaggggtgagTTTCTGGGTCTAGGAGGAGTAGCACAGGGGCCTGACCCCTCCTCTcccatttatttccttctctttccccttcaGGGACCGGTCCTGTACTGTCCTCAATGTGGAAGGTGATGCCTTTGGGGCAGGACTCCTTCAAAATTATGTGGATCGTACAGAGTGTCGTAGCTCAGTGCCCGAGCTGATCCAGGTGAAGAGTGAGACGCCCCTGCCTGTCCCCGCCGAGGAAGGCAACCCTCTCCTCAAACACTACCCAGGACCTGCTGGGGATGCTGACCCCTGTGAGAAGGAATCAGTCATGTAAATCCCAGTAGGACCGTCCCTGCTCTGACAGGAGGTACTTTGGACATTGGAATCATACAGGGTGGGTGAACAGACAAACAGGGCCTCTTGGGGGAGCCCTGCACCCACACTTGGGGAGCCACCAGCCTCAGCCTCTCTCCCCGACATCCGATGTGAGGGGCCCCGCTGCTGGGGTCTAagcatatgcatgtatgtgtgagtcTGTCCCCAAATCTCCCCAATCTTCAACTCCTGTCCCCACCTGAGGCTAGGAAACAGCAAGATGGAGTAGTGTCCTCCCCATCCCACCTTGTGAACCTGCCTGGCCTCCCTGTCTCGGGGCTCAGGGCATCATGGGAAATTCTGCCCTCTTTGGGCAGAAGGATGTTTTGACAGGTTGCTGGTTCCTTTGCTGGTTATTTTGGTGGCTGTAGCTCTAGCTCTGTTTGTGTGTGTTCTGTGGCTCTCCATGGTACATTCCACCTTGTCCCCAGGCCGTCTTTTCCCTCCACAGTAACAGAAACACTCCTAGGAAACTGAGGACAAATACTGGTTACTCCAGAGgacatttttagcaataaaatggtCACGTATATTTAATCAGATGTGTTTAAGAATTCAACTACAAGGGCTAGCCAtgcagaaaacaacaacaacccagAAAACGTGATCAATTGGActtcactgaaataaaatatctgttcGTCAAAAAACACCATTGGGAACCACCATGAGATGGCACTCACTTATTGGAATggtaacaaacaaaaacaatacaaTGTAGGGATGAGGATGTGGAATCGTGGAATCGGGCAGAGCTCACATGCACTGCTagggggaatgcaaaatggtccaGTCACTTTGGAAATCACTGGGTAGTTTATAAGAGCTGGGCACTTTAACATCAAAGTGTACATTAAAATATCTACTTACCATGGtgctcaggagtcctgctcctgagtatttatccaagagaaatgagacATTCTGTTCACACAAAAAGTGGTCCATAAGTGTTTATAGCTGCTGTCTGTATTGCTAAAATTTAGAAGTGAATCAATTGGATTAGCTGGtataattcattcatttgatGGAAGACTGCttgacaaaaaaagaaagaaaaagtatggATATACTCAACTTGGATGTAGCTCACAGATAGTATTTTGAGTGAAAGGAGCCGGAAACAGTACAAGCAGggtaattctatttatatgaaggtCTAGAACAGGCGAAGCTGGTCTGTGGTGAGGGAAATCAGAACCGTGGTGACCTGTGAGGATTTATCGACTGGGGGAGGGCACAAGGGAACCTTCCACAGCAGCAAATGTTCTGTTTCGATAGAGCTGCTGCTGACCCAGATGTAAACATTCAATTAACTGGGGTGCATAAGATGTGTGCACAATATACCCTATGCATGTGATCTTCCAGTAAAAAATTTTGTACAATCCGTGACAAATTGATTTCCCACTGTAACCACCTCCACGGGAAGGATCCCTTGATAGTTTAACTCTCCCTACCCTAGTAGCCCCAGTAATGACTTGCTCTGTTTTTTAACTCCCAAGTTTGCTGTTTGAATCAAAAACCTGCCGTGGAGGGCGGgaagatagctcagtggtagtgtgtgcttagcgtgcacaaggtcctgggtcaatccccagcatctctgtCAAGATAAATAAgagcctaattacctgcccccacccaataagtaaatacataaaataattggaaggggagggtagagctcagtggtagagtgagtgcttagcatgcacaaggttatgggttcaatccccagtacctccattaaaaatagataaataaataaataaaggctgTTACCCTGGTGCAGatcctaattaccccccccatcaaaaaataaataagcctaagggggagggtatagctcagtggtagagcgcatgcctactATGCACAAGGcgctggggtcaatccccagtacctctattaaaaaaataaacctaattactattACCCccaaataaattaacctaattgcctcccctcccaaaaaaatcCCCTGCAATTGTTTTCAGCCTTGAGTGCATCCTGGATGCGGCCGACACCCGTTACAGCTCACCTGTCCTAACAGGTTCATGTCTTGCATGCGGTTGAAGTGTGTTACATGTTACTGATACTATCTCCCCCTCCCTAGGTCTCTGTTGACTTCGCCAGGTGCCTGGAGGCACCACCAATCTGGGGCCAATTAGAGATGTTATCTTGTAGCTCAAGCATCTTTTTGGGGGGGTTATTTAGTTACCACTCACGATGGCTGTGTGGCAGAGAAATAGAATTCATATCTGACTCTGGGCAAAGTTCTTGGGCATTGCACACACAGCCACTAATGAGTTCGTTAAGTGTTGGATAATTAAGTAATTGGTGTTTTCCATGCTTTCTATTATGCCAGAACCTGGTAGGTTGTTATGTAAGTGTTTAATAAGAGTGTTGAATGATATTTGGGGAAATCGGTTGGAGTGTTAGGATGGAGTTGGTGTACATTATTTTCCCCGCTTGAAATGGTGTATCCTCAATTTCCTATTTAATGCTTTTCTGGGGGAATGAATTAAATTTAGATTATGAGATATCTGTTTAAAGAGGTATGTATTACATCCACACTATTTTGCACGTACAATCTGTAGAGACGTGTACGTACAAAGAATAGGTAACTGGGCCAAATTCAACCAAACAGTACTTACCCaatttctttctacttttaaaatgtgcTGAGCACATGCCACTAGTGCCTATAATGCTGGCCTAGGTCGTATAGAAAGACCGGAACCATCTTAAACCTCCTTGGTGTGCATAGGGCCTTAAGGGGCTCCCAGACCTGGTCCCTACTAGGCTGTGCCCTCCATGAGggagccagctttgtcctgttcACCACTATACGCCCGGAGCATGGCCtcaggcctggcacatagtaggtactcaacatTTACAGAATGAATGAATTGGACTCCAGCTACAGAGCTGTCTCCTTATAAAAGGCTGTTACCCTGGTGCAGATCCTGCTTCTGCTACTTCTGCTACCTaccaactgtgtgactttgggcggGTGCTGCCAGATGTCCCCTCTGGCAACAATGGCTCTGTTACACCTCACCCAAAGGCCACTGATAAGAGCAGAAGAAAAAGCACCTGGGCGGCCACTGCCTGGAGCCCAGCCCCTACctatctctccctttctccctgcccCATCCACTCCTATTACTGGGACACCCCGCTTGCTCTTTTGAAggagccaggctggggagggagggctgcgGCTGGCCTTGGATTGGGCTTGGGCCTGGGTTCAAGCTCAGAGTGATGGGATGAGGGGGAGGCAGGGTAAGGACTCAGCTTTGTCTTCGAGTGACAGATTAGTGTTTCTAGGCCTGTGGGACCCTCTCTTCCATCTGCTTTTTGGGAGTCAACCTTATTGAGGTGTTCATTTACATACAATAGACTGCATCCATCAAAGCAGATGATggggaaaaagttaaaaatttttaaaaaatttttaagtaaaaaaaaaaaacccaaaaaaccccaaaaacaaaaaggaaaaaagcagacAGGATGACTTTTGACAGATACGTAGACTTGTGAAAAACCACTACCGCAATCAAAATACACAAGTCATTCTCTCTCTTCTAGAATTTCACTTTTGTGGAATCATATagtaatgtagttttttttttttcccctttcttttggtagggaaaggtaattaggtttgtttatttattttaaagtgtttttaatggaggtactggggattgaacccaggacatcatgtatgctaagcatggactctacaactgagctataccctccctcacaGTGTATAGCTTTTTGTGTCAgcttttactcagcataatgcttttgagactTAGTCATGTTTTTACATGTATCAGCAGTtcattcctccccctccccccttaaTCTCTGGGGAGAATTCCCCGGTCTGGATGTGCAAGACATACAGTTCATGTCATGTGTTAATGGACCTTGGGTGGTTTCCAGTTTGGAGGTATCGTGCATAAAGGTGCATCTGTCAACATGTCTTTGCACGCCATCCACTTTTCACAACAAATATTTTACAATGTCTGCAAAATATTTACTACTTGGTAAGCGCATCAGCCCATGCAACAGCCTATGGGACATGGAGCCCCTTTCCATCCCACTGTGCCTAGTGTTAACCCCTTGGCTGCTGGGTCAGGGGGAGGATCAGGAGGTCCCCAAGGAGAGCCAGGAGGGTACTAACAGGGGACTCCTGGTAGTGACCATTACCAACGGATTAATAACTGTAATTTAATATTTTGGTGTTTAGACTACAAGCGTGGCCACACCAGTGCATGTGCTGGCTTGAATGTCAGCTCTGGGAAAGTCCTCTTGACTCTCTCAAAATGAAGTTCATGGGTAATATAACCCACTTGCACATGATATTAAAAATTGTCCCTTATTGTCCGaactgaaagaaaaaggagaaataaaaggataGGAATTTATAATACGCATTTCAAAATGCAGATGTGTGAGGCCACCTACCCTGAACCCAAGGAGGCAGCCAAACATTTACACCTCTAGCGCTGGCAGCTCTGGGCAAAGCGGTAAACACGCTGTGGGAGGAGGTGTCGGATTACCAAGAACCAGGCGGATCGAAGTTTTCTGAAAACTGTTGACAATCCTGGGCCAAGGTTTGAACAAAACACAGTACAAGCATCCCTCGTTTTACATGGTAGTTGCACTTCCTAGAAAATTGAGAACCTATGAAAACCTTACAAAAAGGACTTTGTGTTTACACGAGGAGAGAGTTAAGTTCTGGGCTCAGATCATTCTTAACCAGGTTTTTCCAACTAAGGCTAAAATTTCGCTAGTTTGCACTAGTTACGGATGTGCTggttaaaatattgaaatacttCTGGCTGGTTAATTGAACAAGAGTCATTTTAAAATGGTGAAAGTCAATAATACTTATTGTAACAAACTAATTAGCTCAAGTTAATTGTGCTGGGTTTCCTGTCATCTCATTACTTAGTtgataatattgaatatacaaaacTGTCAGTCAATATTATAAGGGCTGGAAAAGTTTTAACATAATCGCTGTTAGTTCAGGAAcagcagagagaagaaaacacCAAAACACTGTGGTTGATGCCAAGAgaaattttttatctatttagTCTCAAGTCCCTAATGATTTTCAATTTAATAGGAAGTTGCCAGAAGTATTTGATGTGGTTCCCTTATGAAATCACAGCTAAGACaaggttattttaaataaatatatatactatatatagataatgttatttatgtatatacatatacagctGTTTCAATTAAGAAATCACACCAACAATttctaaatgaaacaaaaccatTACAATAATTGAAGAATGATTTGAGGGGGTTAGGGGCATaggtcagtggcagagcgcatgcttagcatgcacgaggccctgggttcaatccccagtacctccattaaaggaaaaaaaagaatgatttgagCTTCAAAGTATGTTCTTGGCAACAACTTAAATATGTATAGATAGataattttgattattttgagaatttaaaaatatttttaaagtgatgcATACATTGATAGGAAtttatttatattaccatatCAGTGGGAAAGTATTTTGAACATCACTCATCCTTCATGAATATTCAATGGGACATTTTAAAACTGTACGTGACAAGGGACACTGCTTCATTGTGGAGGTGCCCTGTATGTATTGTAAGACATCTCCATCCCTGGGCCATGCATTCTGAGAGCACTGTCTGATCACAGTGATAACCCAAATCATCTCCATGTTTCCAGAATGCTCCCTGGGAACCTAACAGACTGCAAGCCATTGGCAGGTTCAGTGGTTAAGAACAGAGTCTGTGTTATAGGAAGTCAGGATTGAATGTCTGAGCCTCAGTGGGAGGAAGTGGCAgcgctgggatttgaacccaggcctctCCCACTTCAGAGCCTGTGGTCTCAAAGCCAGGTGCATAGACCCAAGGGCTGTGTGCCAGAAGTCATTGAGATGAGGCAGCTAAATGAAAACCtctctatttcttttcattttaaaatggaataatttaaCCCTTATTACTAATATACAGAAAGAGTAGTACCTGGAtatagtttataaataaatacacatattggAGGTACATGCCCAAACAATATTTTCTCTTAGGTGCAAGATTACAAGAGAAAGGCCATCGCTTTACCTGCTAAGTGGTTTGGTTTCCGAAAGGCCGTCTACCATGACTAGGCAGGGGCATAGTGGACAACTTCAGTGCAGGTTCTAGACTGGcagcctgggttcaagtccctgcTCTGACACTCTCCAAGCTGTCTGACCTTGGACTGGTGACTTTACcatcctggcctcagtttccctatctgtcaAATGAAAATAACAGCAGCTCTCACCTCGGAGGGTCCAGGCGAGGGATGTCAGTTACACCATGTGAAACACTGAGACGATGCGTGATACACAGTAAGTGCACAGTAAGTGTGAGCTAGGGTTAGCGTTTAGCCCACCTTGTGAGTGGGCCAACAGGTGCAGAGACCTCAAATAATGAGGTACAACAGTCAAATGGAGTGGGGCTGGGATCCAGAATCTGATACTTAACCACATTGGCATCTCAGAGATTTGAgcttgtttccttttctgcagGTGGGGTTAAGAGCAGCATGCACCTCACAGGGCTctcccaggagggaaggaggttCTCTGAACGAAGGGAAGATAGTCATCCTGTCTGGCCAGGCGCAGGAGACTAGAGAGAAGACCAGAGGCTCAAGAGACTGCGAAAGCCGTAGAGCAGTGGTCCCGGGTAACCGTCACCTGGGCCTCAAACTAGGGCAAAGGCGCCCTCTAGTGGTAGAATCAACACCAACAGCCAAGTGTCCTGGGGCTCTTTGTGTGCTAGACACTGACGGCCCGCACTGAATTCTGGAGGAAatcgaggcacagagaaattgggACACTTGCCCAGGCCCACCTACCTAGTAAGTGGAAGAGCCGTGGCCTGAATCGCGACAGTCTGACCCCATAACCTACCCTCGTTCTCCCTCTTTTTCCAAAACTCTGTTCCAGCCCCGCAGTCCCAGTTCTGGAACGCTTGAGCACGGCACGTCTTTGATGTCTAGGACTGTGCTGGGCCCTGCAAGGCGGCTTGGCATCCCCAGCCCGTCCACCAAATGCCAGCGGCACCAAGACAAAGgacagttccctgtgctcgaATGTTCTCCTGATCCCAGGAGCAGGCACTGGAGCTTCAGCTGCTTCCTGTTAAACTCAGGAGAGCCGGATTGGGGTACTCTGGGTTCTCAATGACCCCGGGGCCGAACTTGAGCTCCAGGAAGCGGCGGTAGTTGTTAGGCGCCTGCGCCACGAAGCCGGCAAAGGGCAGGGGGACGAGAGGCTGCAGGAAGTGTTCGGGGAACTCGACATCCTGCCGGTGGTCCAGCCACGTGTCCTTGGTCATGACCCCGTTTCGGGGGTAGAAGGGCCACAGGTCCACGTGCAAGTGGTTGCTCTCGCTGTACTGCACGCGGAAGAAGTCGCCCTCTACCGCCTTCTCCCACACGAAGCCACGCTCGTCCACCACGGAGCCCGCCTCGGCGCCCCGCAGCTGCTCGCAGTTGCCCACGTCCTCCAGGTAGATGCCCAGGTCCACGTCGTAGTCCCACGGGATGATGTCCCCGTGGCGAGCCGCCCCCAGCAGCGAGCCGCCCTCCAGCCAGTAGCGCACGCCGGCGGCCTCCAGCACGCCCACCACGTAGCGGGCGGTCTCGCGCAGCGCGCGCAGGCAGCACGGGGGTGTCCAACGCTCCTCGTACAGGTAGGCCGGCGTGTCGCCCACCACTGTCCCGAAACAGCGCGGGGTCTCCTTGCTGCAGCCGAACCACTCGAGCCGCCCACCCTCCCAGCTCACCAGGCGGATGCCCAGCGCCCGCAGCAGTGCGGTCCGCCGCGCCCGCCCCTCGCGCTCCGCCTTCCAGCGTGCGTGGGCCGTGGCCAGAGGGGGCTGGCGCGCCGCCGCGAAGGGCAGGTCCAGCAGCTGCATGGTCCAGCCGCGAAGCGCGGTCTGCAGGAAGAGGCCGGTACCCACCGGCCGGGCCAGAGGTGCTGAGAGGTTGAAGAGGTCCCGGGCGCGCAGGAGAAGCACGGCGTCTCCTTCCAGGGCATCGCAGCGGGGTGCAGAGGGCGCCGGGCCATAGCGGGCGGTCCACTCCCGCAGGCTGACGTTCAGGGCCAGGCACCGGGCAGGGTTGGCCGAGGCGACGGGGGCGGCTACCAGGCGTGAGCCTCCGGCTCGAAGCACCTCCACCATGCGCTCTAGCTGGCCAGGCGCCTCGGCCCTCGCCCCGTCGGGCACCAGGGCCACGTACTCTGTGGCCACGTAGGTCTCGGGGCGCGAGGCTGCGGCTGGCCGATCCAGGGCAGGCTGGAGCAGCGCCAGGCGAACGTTGGGGAcgtggggcagggccaggggcgGGTAAGGGAGCGTGTCGGCTACCACCACTACCGGCTGGGCAGGGTCCTGCTGCAGGAAGGAGTCCACCAGCTCTGGCACCGCGTTGTCAAAGGCTTCGAATTCCCGCACCAGGACGGTGACGCGGGGGCCCGAGGCAGATACACGGCGGGAGCCCCGGGTCCGGGAGTTCCTGGGCTGGTGTTGCAGCCACGAGACATAGAACAGGACCAAGAGGTTGAGGGTGATGGCAGCTGCCAGAGCAGCCTGGCAGCGGGTGAGCCGCATGGGGCTGTAGTCAGGCCCTAGCTGGGCTTCGCGGGTAtcctggggaggggggaaggaaaggggaggCTGGAACTGGTTGTCAGAAACTCCCCCACCCAACCTCAGCCTTGCCTCCCTCTCCTAGCCCTTTCCTTATTTGGTTTCAGTTCTGACTCTTCCTTCTCTGGGAAGCCCTCCTTAATCTCAGGCTGGGTCATGCAGCCCCCTCAGGGCTCCTTCAGCCCTCAGGGTCCTGCAGGTGTAGCCTACCATTCTAATTCATTACTGAGTAGGGACCAGTCTGTGTCCTCCCACTGGACTGTGAGACCCATGAGGGCAGGTCCTGAGCCTATCTTAGTCACTGTTGGTTCCCCAAGGCCACCCAGCACAAAGCCAGGCACACATTAGATGCTCAGGAAGTTTTTATCAAACGAAtcatcttcccttcttccttgttCAATACCACCCTTCTATTCACTGTCAACTTCTCATTCAGACTCAAATTCAGTTATAAATGCAAGGACCCCATTCCCAAGACCAACTTGCACCTTCTTCTTGACATTCcctgctccaggaagccatccctGATCTCTCCCTCCCATACCCTGGCCCTGGGTCAGAGCCTTGGTCACCAGGACCCTCCTTGCTGCCTCCTTTTCAATTCCTCAAATCCTGTACCACCTAGCCATCTCTTTCCTGGTGGCCAGCCAGATGGTTTTGGTTTTGCAAGAAAAGctagaaatgttttttttaagctggaattattccaattttgttttgttttgttttggggggggtaattaggtttatttatttatttttaaatggaggtactgggaattgaacccaggacctcgtgcatgctaagcatgtcctcTACCCCTGTACTATGCCCTCCCCCCTAGAATTATTCCAATTTTTAATGTTGGCTGctagttaatcttttttttttaatgggaagggtcaaattcataaaaacaggggctgtggggagggagaaatggggagttgttgAATCAGTATAGCGTTtcggttttgcaagatgaaaagttctggagattgcaCAGTAACacgaatatacttaacactactgaactatacCCCTAAAAACTGTTAAGATGACaaaattttgttatgtgtattttataacagttaaaagctcatttttattaaagtagTGTGGGCTGCAGCATCAAAAGAGGCTGTTATCAGTAGGGTGCCCCCCCACCTCTATTCATTGGCTACACTCCTAAACAACCCCCAGATGGCGCTATCTCCCTGTCCCCAGCAGAATTTAAAGATTTGGCTGGTCTCCAGTACAGAAGGACTCACTAACCTTGGGTTCTAAGCAGATACTCAGAAAAAGTTTCCCCATGAAGGATCTTCATAGGTTCTACCTCTCCCTGAGAGGGGGACATCAGAGACCCAGCTAATCCTCCTACCTCCTAAATATTCTGACCCCCAAATCCAAACTTCCCCCTTCAACCTGGATCCACCCAGATCCCCACTTAGCCTCCCCCTGGTCTCCTTCATGGCAGCCAGAGGGGTCTTCATAAAGTACAAATCTGGTATCTCCCTCCCTGCTCAGAATCTGccatggctccccagtgccccgGGGAGAAAAGTGTAAGATTCTTACAACATCCCACAAGGCCTTGTGTGACCTGGCCCTTGCCTGCCCACCATTCTAGCCCCATCTCCTGCCATGCCTCCTTGAACTC
This genomic interval from Vicugna pacos chromosome 9, VicPac4, whole genome shotgun sequence contains the following:
- the FKRP gene encoding ribitol 5-phosphate transferase FKRP; protein product: MRLTRCQAALAAAITLNLLVLFYVSWLQHQPRNSRTRGSRRVSASGPRVTVLVREFEAFDNAVPELVDSFLQQDPAQPVVVVADTLPYPPLALPHVPNVRLALLQPALDRPAAASRPETYVATEYVALVPDGARAEAPGQLERMVEVLRAGGSRLVAAPVASANPARCLALNVSLREWTARYGPAPSAPRCDALEGDAVLLLRARDLFNLSAPLARPVGTGLFLQTALRGWTMQLLDLPFAAARQPPLATAHARWKAEREGRARRTALLRALGIRLVSWEGGRLEWFGCSKETPRCFGTVVGDTPAYLYEERWTPPCCLRALRETARYVVGVLEAAGVRYWLEGGSLLGAARHGDIIPWDYDVDLGIYLEDVGNCEQLRGAEAGSVVDERGFVWEKAVEGDFFRVQYSESNHLHVDLWPFYPRNGVMTKDTWLDHRQDVEFPEHFLQPLVPLPFAGFVAQAPNNYRRFLELKFGPGVIENPEYPNPALLSLTGSS